One Rossellomorea aquimaris DNA window includes the following coding sequences:
- a CDS encoding alkaline phosphatase PhoX has product MNKQDMNRRDFLKASGISTAALALGSTGLMSFGGNKAFAGTSQNRKTTGGYGPLVKDPGGVMDLPRGFQYRIISEEGGTLSDGRPVPAKFDGMAAYSGPHNSTVLVRNHELSGNSKYPVIGKNPYRREESGGTTSLVVGPDRQVRKEYVSSSGTIRNCAGGSTPWGTWLTCEETLEEGHGYVFEVDPNNPENNISKTPIRDMGAFSHEATAIDPATGIVYLTEDAGPSYLYRYLPNDRSQKVGALQKGGKLQAAAIEEMSKDETSSFNTGQQFGIVWKDVDPEKPTLDAGRKGCIAFSRLEGAYFEGGVFWFDDTSAGDKDLGRVYRYIPATNTLELFYESTAQNDLEMPDNICITPWGDLWIAEDGGGVDRVIGMTPEGETYVFAENKVNNSELAGPTFSTDGRTFFINIQSPGMTFAIWGPFARKNASRRRLMGHAAPPAAYAPKISDKLSAFAEVQGMSDLEAAAFARHGMPIL; this is encoded by the coding sequence TTGAATAAACAAGATATGAATAGAAGAGACTTTTTGAAAGCAAGCGGAATCAGTACAGCTGCCCTCGCCCTCGGCAGCACTGGATTGATGTCTTTCGGTGGAAATAAAGCATTTGCCGGCACATCCCAAAACAGGAAAACGACCGGCGGCTATGGTCCCCTTGTCAAGGACCCTGGCGGTGTGATGGACCTTCCCCGCGGTTTCCAGTACCGGATCATTTCAGAGGAAGGTGGAACACTATCCGATGGCAGACCCGTCCCTGCCAAGTTCGATGGGATGGCCGCTTACTCCGGTCCCCATAACTCCACCGTCCTTGTGAGAAACCATGAATTGAGCGGAAACAGCAAATACCCCGTGATCGGGAAAAACCCTTACCGCCGTGAAGAATCGGGCGGAACAACTTCCTTAGTCGTCGGCCCTGACCGCCAAGTAAGGAAAGAATATGTCTCTTCTTCCGGTACCATCCGTAACTGTGCAGGCGGATCGACTCCGTGGGGCACATGGCTCACGTGTGAAGAAACGCTGGAAGAGGGACATGGCTATGTGTTCGAAGTCGACCCAAACAACCCTGAAAACAACATCTCGAAAACCCCGATCCGCGACATGGGTGCCTTTTCCCATGAAGCCACGGCCATTGACCCGGCAACAGGCATCGTTTACTTAACGGAAGACGCCGGTCCCAGTTATTTGTATCGCTACCTTCCGAACGACCGCAGTCAAAAGGTCGGTGCCCTGCAAAAAGGCGGCAAGCTTCAAGCGGCAGCCATCGAAGAAATGAGCAAAGATGAAACCAGCTCTTTCAATACAGGTCAGCAATTCGGGATTGTATGGAAGGATGTAGATCCAGAGAAACCGACCCTTGATGCAGGCAGAAAAGGATGCATTGCCTTCAGCCGTCTGGAGGGGGCTTATTTTGAAGGCGGCGTGTTCTGGTTTGATGATACATCCGCCGGGGATAAAGATTTGGGCCGTGTCTACCGGTATATCCCGGCCACCAACACACTGGAGCTATTCTATGAATCTACTGCGCAGAATGATCTGGAAATGCCTGATAATATTTGCATCACTCCCTGGGGAGACCTATGGATCGCGGAAGATGGCGGCGGTGTCGATCGTGTCATCGGGATGACACCGGAAGGCGAAACGTACGTGTTCGCAGAAAATAAAGTGAACAATTCCGAGCTTGCGGGGCCAACGTTTTCTACAGACGGCCGAACCTTCTTCATCAATATTCAATCGCCAGGGATGACCTTTGCGATCTGGGGACCATTCGCCAGAAAAAATGCATCCCGCAGAAGGCTCATGGGCCATGCTGCACCGCCCGCTGCCTACGCACCCAAAATTTCAGACAAACTATCGGCCTTTGCCGAAGTTCAGGGAATGTCAGACCTGGAAGCAGCTGCTTTCGCACGTCATGGCATGCCCATTCTATAA
- the tatC gene encoding twin-arginine translocase subunit TatC, with amino-acid sequence MKDRNQQLIGHLEELRSRAIKTVLAFIGFLIVGMAFMKPIYGWLIRDLDMKLAILGPSEILWVYLMIAAVFSLAATIPVAAYQIWRFVAPGLSPTERKVTLRFIPALFFLFISGIGFGYFLLFPIVLNFLTTLAAGQFETMFTAEKYFRFMLHLTLPFGLLFEMPLVIVFLTVLGIVDPAKLKKSRRVAYFLLIVISVLITPPDFLSDVLVILPLLLLYEISITCSTIAYKKRASQSAESHAGQEKLVLRSEET; translated from the coding sequence ATGAAAGATCGCAACCAGCAGCTGATCGGACACTTGGAAGAGCTCAGGAGCCGGGCCATTAAAACCGTACTCGCTTTCATCGGTTTCCTTATAGTGGGAATGGCTTTTATGAAACCGATCTACGGGTGGCTGATCAGGGATTTAGACATGAAGCTTGCGATTCTCGGACCGAGTGAGATTCTTTGGGTGTACTTGATGATAGCAGCCGTCTTCTCACTGGCTGCCACCATTCCTGTCGCTGCCTACCAAATTTGGCGGTTTGTCGCTCCCGGTCTGAGCCCGACAGAACGAAAAGTCACGTTACGCTTCATACCCGCCCTGTTCTTTTTGTTTATCTCCGGCATTGGGTTCGGTTACTTTTTACTCTTTCCGATCGTCCTGAATTTTTTGACCACCCTGGCAGCCGGTCAATTTGAAACGATGTTCACGGCGGAAAAATACTTCCGATTTATGCTGCACCTTACTCTACCTTTTGGCTTGTTATTTGAAATGCCTTTAGTGATCGTCTTTCTGACGGTACTTGGCATTGTGGATCCAGCCAAATTGAAAAAATCAAGAAGAGTAGCCTATTTTTTACTGATTGTGATATCCGTGCTGATTACGCCGCCGGATTTCCTTTCAGATGTACTCGTCATCCTGCCGCTCCTTCTTTTATATGAAATCAGCATTACATGTTCAACGATCGCTTATAAGAAACGTGCTTCTCAATCAGCGGAGTCACATGCAGGTCAAGAGAAATTAGTTCTAAGGAGTGAAGAGACTTGA